In the Wyeomyia smithii strain HCP4-BCI-WySm-NY-G18 chromosome 2, ASM2978416v1, whole genome shotgun sequence genome, one interval contains:
- the LOC129724954 gene encoding zinc finger protein 354C-like isoform X2 — MLRQQYMDSIKTTCRLCLDVFTELGVSIEDDTIRHKIVTLFRLQLDVNANLPKKVCSRCSVKVNDFYIFSEMVQSNEQQLKNEGTMQPLMSMVDIKKETPFTQQIQSGHNSSGSVSTSDENCAGSINLQVELELLKAEEGDGTDHTEDEIPLAKRRSKQAEENLFFKDYYFLECETCHLTFKTFQDFNGHTLDIHNKPPTIQCCNRKITSKLNILNHIKKHITSKRFKCECGKSFTGKYSYKQHLANHVAKSYKCMYCSIFFKTRTGLNNHQRTHTSLQCTICQKILAGEKSLQKHMSSVHDAVNAKKYICDCCGQEFRTRSALNRHIKKQHLGVRETRVQCELCETWLNKTNMKAHLRTVHIEANSSLTCDVCQNVYPNRKSLVTHKWRVHVEEKFQCEVCGKKFKRSICLREHRAAHSGMQTLYECDVCGKTTNSNGNLYSHKKTKHPDEWLEAKRKAAEEGS, encoded by the exons ATGCTGAG gcAGCAATATATGGATTCCATTAAAACGACTTGCCGTCTCTGTTTGGATGTCTTTACCGAATTGGGTGTTTCTATTGAAGATGACACTATACGACACAAAATAGTAACTTTGTTCAGGTTGcag CTCGATGTGAATGCAAACTTACCCAAAAAAGTATGTTCCAGATGTTCGGTCAAAGTTAATGATTTTTAcatattctcagagatggttcaATCCAATGAACAACAACTTAAAAACGAAGGAACGATGCAACCGCTAATGTCTATGGTTGACATCAAAAAGGAAACCCCTTTTACACAGCAGATTCAATCAGGGCATAATTCCTCTGGCAGTGTGTCAACCTCAGATGAAAACTGCGCTGGCTCAATCAATTTACAAGTAGAACTGGAGCTTTTAAAGGCTGAGGAAGGTGATGGCACGGACCATACGGAAGATGAGATTCCTTTAGCAAAACGAAGAAGTAAACAGGCGGAAGAAAACCTCTTTTTCAAGGATTACTACTTTCTTGAATGTGAAACATGTCACTTAACATTTAAAACTTTTCAAGACTTCAACGGGCATACACTTGATATTCATAATAAACCACCTACAATCCAGTGCTGCAATCGCAAAATTACCAGCAAGTTAAATATACTCAATCACATAAAAAAACATATCACTTCGAAAAGATTTAAATGTGAATGCGGCAAAAGTTTTACCGGGAAGTATTCATATAAACAACATCTTGCGAATCACGTTGCCAAATCGTACAAGTGTATGtactgtagtattttttttaaaacgcgCACTGGACTTAATAATCATCAGAGGACACATACCAGTCTACAGTGCACTATTTGTCAAAAGATTCTTGCCGGCGAGAAATCTTTGCAAAAGCATATGTCTTCCGTCCACGATGCAGTCAACGCAAAAAAGTACATTTGCGACTGTTGTGGACAAGAGTTCCGAACAAGATCTGCACTGAATCGGCATATTAAGAAGCAACATCTAGGTGTGAGAGAAACGAGAGTCCAATGTGAATTGTGCGAGACCTGGTTAAACAAGACCAACATGAAGGCGCACTTAAGAACGGTTCATATCGAAGCAAACAGCTCCTTGACCTGCGATGTCTGCCAAAATGTTTACCCGAATAGGAAGTCTCTAGTAACACACAAATGGCGTGTTCACGTGGAGGAAAAGTTTCAATGCGAAGTGTGCGGTAAAAAGTTCAAGCGAAGCATTTGCCTACGTGAACATCGTGCGGCGCACAGCGGTATGCAGACCCTGTACGAATGCGACGTGTGCGGGAAAACCACAAACTCGAACGGAAATCTTTATTCCCACAAGAAGACTAAGCATCCTGATGAGTGGCTAGAGGCGAAGAGAAAAGCTGCTGAGGAAGGATCCTAA
- the LOC129724955 gene encoding transcription factor grauzone-like, with amino-acid sequence MESLQNGCRLCLDPIGDSMHSIENLEIKKHIDYVFKFPINIIIGYSTSICKNCSQQISDFYDYSEKVRLNQEKLTERIADSKPLLETFKVELIDKDDPCGEDFDRIEPKDEPTEEDSDISDGEIFAESYKPPVVRPRKKRKKEERPRRKRGEKPAVIEEDFRKRDNIKSKEQLEQEDKLINEFYPMVCELCGETAQNFVSLAAHFRKIHGRTGYIRCCKRKLPKRYHLLQHITLHRNPNAFRCELCNKNYKHKMYLLLHQAKAHGNEEDRPFKCDRCKQSYAKEYMLRNHMISHEKVQCPQCDKLLANKAALSTHLVNKHSDLDRRMICDTCGQEFLNKACFERHVKRHMGVEEVERKYQCHICQKWLMGERGLQKHLQFTHYERDQTHICDICNQQYPNSRALWSHKRTVHIEEKFECEFCGKKFKRAINLKEHRTTHTGEVLYSCDICGAAMNSNANLYTHTKKSHPAEWAEKRKKAAEANQPKKQ; translated from the exons ATGGAATCCTTACAGAACGGTTGTAGGCTATGCCTGGACCCAATCGGTGACAGTATGCATTCTATTGAAAatcttgaaattaaaaaacatatCGATTATGTGTTTAAATTCCCA ATTAATATCATAATAGGATATTCTACCAGTATCTGCAAGAACTGTTCTCAGCAAATCTCCGATTTTTATGACTATTCAGAAAAAGTTCGTCTTAATCAGGAGAAACTTACTGAACGGATAGCTGATTCAAAACCTCTTTTAGAAACATTTAAAGTAGAGCTGATTGACAAAGATGATCCATGCGGGGAAGATTTTGATAGGATAGAACCTAAGGACGAACCTACAGAAGAAGATAGTGATATTAGTGATGGAGAAATTTTCGCAGAATCATACAAACCACCAGTGGTACGACCAAGAAAGAAGCGTAAAAAAGAAGAACGGCCGAGACGAAAACGAGGTGAAAAACCGGCGGTGATTGAGGAGGATTTTAGAAAACGAGATAACATAAAGTCCAAGGAGCAACTAGAACAAGAAGATAAATTGATAAATGAGTTTTATCCCATGGTTTGCGAATTATGCGGAGAAACAGCTCAAAATTTCGTGTCTTTGGCTGCTCATTTCAGGAAAATACATGGACGAACGGGCTATATAAGATGCTGCAAGCGAAAACTTCCTAAACGATATCATCTGTTACAACATATAACGTTGCATCGCAATCCAAACGCTTTTCGGTGTGAGTTGTGTAATAAAAACTATAAGCACAAAATGTATCTTCTCTTACATCAAGCGAAAGCTCATGGTAACGAAGAAGATCGCCCGTTCAAGTGTGACCGATGCAAACAGTCGTACGCCAAAGAATACATGCTCCGGAACCACATGATTAGCCACGAAAAAGTTCAGTGTCCACAGTGTGATAAGTTGCTAGCCAATAAGGCTGCATTGAGTACTCACCTGGTTAACAAGCATAGCGATTTAGATCGAAGAATGATCTGTGATACTTGTGGTCAAGAATTTTTGAATAAGGCTTGCTTCGAGCGACACGTCAAACGGCACATGGGCGTTGAAGAAGTCGAACGGAAGTACCAATGTCACATCTGCCAGAAATGGTTAATGGGTGAGCGAGGTTTGCAAAAACATTTACAGTTTACACATTACGAGCGGGATCAGACGCATATCTGTGACATTTGCAATCAGCAATATCCAAACTCAAGAGCTCTGTGGAGTCACAAACGGACTGTCCACATCGAAGAGAAATTTGAATGCGAGTTTTGTGGGAAAAAATTCAAACGGGCTATTAATTTGAAG GAGCATCGAACTACACACACAGGAGAGGTGCTATATTCGTGTGACATTTGCGGTGCAGCAATGAATTCCAATGCCAACCTTTACACGCACACGAAAAAAAGTCACCCAGCAGAATGGGCTGAAAAGAGGAAAAAAGCGGCCGAAGCAAACCAACCCAAGAAACAATAG
- the LOC129724954 gene encoding zinc finger protein 62 homolog isoform X3, translating into MVQSNEQQLKNEGTMQPLMSMVDIKKETPFTQQIQSGHNSSGSVSTSDENCAGSINLQVELELLKAEEGDGTDHTEDEIPLAKRRSKQAEENLFFKDYYFLECETCHLTFKTFQDFNGHTLDIHNKPPTIQCCNRKITSKLNILNHIKKHITSKRFKCECGKSFTGKYSYKQHLANHVAKSYKCMYCSIFFKTRTGLNNHQRTHTSLQCTICQKILAGEKSLQKHMSSVHDAVNAKKYICDCCGQEFRTRSALNRHIKKQHLGVRETRVQCELCETWLNKTNMKAHLRTVHIEANSSLTCDVCQNVYPNRKSLVTHKWRVHVEEKFQCEVCGKKFKRSICLREHRAAHSGMQTLYECDVCGKTTNSNGNLYSHKKTKHPDEWLEAKRKAAEEGS; encoded by the coding sequence atggttcaATCCAATGAACAACAACTTAAAAACGAAGGAACGATGCAACCGCTAATGTCTATGGTTGACATCAAAAAGGAAACCCCTTTTACACAGCAGATTCAATCAGGGCATAATTCCTCTGGCAGTGTGTCAACCTCAGATGAAAACTGCGCTGGCTCAATCAATTTACAAGTAGAACTGGAGCTTTTAAAGGCTGAGGAAGGTGATGGCACGGACCATACGGAAGATGAGATTCCTTTAGCAAAACGAAGAAGTAAACAGGCGGAAGAAAACCTCTTTTTCAAGGATTACTACTTTCTTGAATGTGAAACATGTCACTTAACATTTAAAACTTTTCAAGACTTCAACGGGCATACACTTGATATTCATAATAAACCACCTACAATCCAGTGCTGCAATCGCAAAATTACCAGCAAGTTAAATATACTCAATCACATAAAAAAACATATCACTTCGAAAAGATTTAAATGTGAATGCGGCAAAAGTTTTACCGGGAAGTATTCATATAAACAACATCTTGCGAATCACGTTGCCAAATCGTACAAGTGTATGtactgtagtattttttttaaaacgcgCACTGGACTTAATAATCATCAGAGGACACATACCAGTCTACAGTGCACTATTTGTCAAAAGATTCTTGCCGGCGAGAAATCTTTGCAAAAGCATATGTCTTCCGTCCACGATGCAGTCAACGCAAAAAAGTACATTTGCGACTGTTGTGGACAAGAGTTCCGAACAAGATCTGCACTGAATCGGCATATTAAGAAGCAACATCTAGGTGTGAGAGAAACGAGAGTCCAATGTGAATTGTGCGAGACCTGGTTAAACAAGACCAACATGAAGGCGCACTTAAGAACGGTTCATATCGAAGCAAACAGCTCCTTGACCTGCGATGTCTGCCAAAATGTTTACCCGAATAGGAAGTCTCTAGTAACACACAAATGGCGTGTTCACGTGGAGGAAAAGTTTCAATGCGAAGTGTGCGGTAAAAAGTTCAAGCGAAGCATTTGCCTACGTGAACATCGTGCGGCGCACAGCGGTATGCAGACCCTGTACGAATGCGACGTGTGCGGGAAAACCACAAACTCGAACGGAAATCTTTATTCCCACAAGAAGACTAAGCATCCTGATGAGTGGCTAGAGGCGAAGAGAAAAGCTGCTGAGGAAGGATCCTAA
- the LOC129724954 gene encoding zinc finger protein 354C-like isoform X1, with amino-acid sequence MPQQSCFVDLIRTTFVDVFCSLIWQQYMDSIKTTCRLCLDVFTELGVSIEDDTIRHKIVTLFRLQLDVNANLPKKVCSRCSVKVNDFYIFSEMVQSNEQQLKNEGTMQPLMSMVDIKKETPFTQQIQSGHNSSGSVSTSDENCAGSINLQVELELLKAEEGDGTDHTEDEIPLAKRRSKQAEENLFFKDYYFLECETCHLTFKTFQDFNGHTLDIHNKPPTIQCCNRKITSKLNILNHIKKHITSKRFKCECGKSFTGKYSYKQHLANHVAKSYKCMYCSIFFKTRTGLNNHQRTHTSLQCTICQKILAGEKSLQKHMSSVHDAVNAKKYICDCCGQEFRTRSALNRHIKKQHLGVRETRVQCELCETWLNKTNMKAHLRTVHIEANSSLTCDVCQNVYPNRKSLVTHKWRVHVEEKFQCEVCGKKFKRSICLREHRAAHSGMQTLYECDVCGKTTNSNGNLYSHKKTKHPDEWLEAKRKAAEEGS; translated from the exons ATGCCGCAACAGTCTTGTTTTGTTGATTTAATTCGCACGACGTTTGTTGACGTATTCTGTTCACTTATTTG gcAGCAATATATGGATTCCATTAAAACGACTTGCCGTCTCTGTTTGGATGTCTTTACCGAATTGGGTGTTTCTATTGAAGATGACACTATACGACACAAAATAGTAACTTTGTTCAGGTTGcag CTCGATGTGAATGCAAACTTACCCAAAAAAGTATGTTCCAGATGTTCGGTCAAAGTTAATGATTTTTAcatattctcagagatggttcaATCCAATGAACAACAACTTAAAAACGAAGGAACGATGCAACCGCTAATGTCTATGGTTGACATCAAAAAGGAAACCCCTTTTACACAGCAGATTCAATCAGGGCATAATTCCTCTGGCAGTGTGTCAACCTCAGATGAAAACTGCGCTGGCTCAATCAATTTACAAGTAGAACTGGAGCTTTTAAAGGCTGAGGAAGGTGATGGCACGGACCATACGGAAGATGAGATTCCTTTAGCAAAACGAAGAAGTAAACAGGCGGAAGAAAACCTCTTTTTCAAGGATTACTACTTTCTTGAATGTGAAACATGTCACTTAACATTTAAAACTTTTCAAGACTTCAACGGGCATACACTTGATATTCATAATAAACCACCTACAATCCAGTGCTGCAATCGCAAAATTACCAGCAAGTTAAATATACTCAATCACATAAAAAAACATATCACTTCGAAAAGATTTAAATGTGAATGCGGCAAAAGTTTTACCGGGAAGTATTCATATAAACAACATCTTGCGAATCACGTTGCCAAATCGTACAAGTGTATGtactgtagtattttttttaaaacgcgCACTGGACTTAATAATCATCAGAGGACACATACCAGTCTACAGTGCACTATTTGTCAAAAGATTCTTGCCGGCGAGAAATCTTTGCAAAAGCATATGTCTTCCGTCCACGATGCAGTCAACGCAAAAAAGTACATTTGCGACTGTTGTGGACAAGAGTTCCGAACAAGATCTGCACTGAATCGGCATATTAAGAAGCAACATCTAGGTGTGAGAGAAACGAGAGTCCAATGTGAATTGTGCGAGACCTGGTTAAACAAGACCAACATGAAGGCGCACTTAAGAACGGTTCATATCGAAGCAAACAGCTCCTTGACCTGCGATGTCTGCCAAAATGTTTACCCGAATAGGAAGTCTCTAGTAACACACAAATGGCGTGTTCACGTGGAGGAAAAGTTTCAATGCGAAGTGTGCGGTAAAAAGTTCAAGCGAAGCATTTGCCTACGTGAACATCGTGCGGCGCACAGCGGTATGCAGACCCTGTACGAATGCGACGTGTGCGGGAAAACCACAAACTCGAACGGAAATCTTTATTCCCACAAGAAGACTAAGCATCCTGATGAGTGGCTAGAGGCGAAGAGAAAAGCTGCTGAGGAAGGATCCTAA